From a single Vibrio tubiashii genomic region:
- a CDS encoding GGDEF domain-containing protein, which yields MELDIFNPSRQLRRAVLFWLSTLLAFISVSVTAYHLVVQHYSPHHYIETAFGLFSLYIAYHTYQESISKAFIVAYVFSLTGVTSLATYEYPIEFGVFIWACLFPMMFYLILGRRAGVLATSIGFITQIGIISYKLWTDGIDGNSQLAINFSLAFITIWLTSHVLEVKRRVSEASLGQLASRDALTGVYNRHALTHNFERYRNESIKLPLSLLILDLDFFKAVNDKHGHDVGDKVLVQTAALIDGLSDEHLVYRIGGEEFCIALHNTNVQKAKEKAEQIRNAIESYAFNDSSTPISLTASIGVYQCDHYANLECVLKEADKELYRAKQNGRNQVMVCSRPSKTELSFSSI from the coding sequence ATGGAGCTAGACATTTTTAATCCTTCTCGGCAGTTACGCCGAGCAGTGTTATTTTGGCTTAGTACGCTACTAGCATTCATCTCGGTATCTGTTACCGCATACCACCTTGTTGTCCAACATTACAGCCCACATCACTATATAGAAACGGCATTTGGACTGTTTTCACTTTATATCGCTTACCACACTTACCAAGAAAGCATCTCAAAAGCCTTCATTGTCGCTTATGTTTTCAGCCTAACGGGTGTCACAAGCCTAGCGACCTACGAATATCCGATAGAGTTTGGCGTCTTTATCTGGGCTTGTCTGTTTCCGATGATGTTCTATTTGATCCTAGGCCGCCGTGCCGGGGTTCTAGCAACAAGCATCGGCTTTATCACCCAAATCGGAATTATTTCTTACAAGCTGTGGACAGATGGCATCGATGGAAACTCTCAGCTTGCAATCAATTTTTCACTCGCATTTATCACCATTTGGCTAACCTCCCATGTACTGGAGGTAAAAAGACGAGTCTCTGAAGCTTCGCTAGGACAACTTGCCTCCCGTGATGCGTTAACCGGTGTCTATAACCGCCACGCCCTGACTCATAACTTTGAGCGTTATCGCAATGAGAGCATCAAGCTGCCCCTTTCCCTTTTGATCTTAGATTTAGATTTCTTTAAAGCGGTGAATGACAAGCACGGCCACGATGTTGGCGATAAGGTATTGGTGCAAACTGCCGCTCTGATTGATGGCCTAAGTGACGAGCACCTTGTCTATCGAATTGGTGGTGAAGAGTTTTGTATCGCCTTGCACAATACCAATGTACAAAAAGCAAAAGAGAAAGCTGAACAAATCCGTAATGCGATTGAAAGCTACGCATTCAATGATAGCAGTACCCCAATTTCTCTTACGGCAAGCATTGGCGTTTATCAATGCGACCATTATGCGAACTTAGAGTGCGTATTAAAAGAAGCGGATAAAGAACTGTATCGCGCTAAACAAAACGGCCGCAACCAAGTTATGGTATGCAGCCGCCCTTCTAAAACCGAGTTAAGCTTTTCCTCGATTTAG
- a CDS encoding DUF2726 domain-containing protein, translated as MESVFIVVAILVIFFVVIQKRYLKQDELKDSTYKKKGPLLNAQESAFYNALITAVGQHGVVMSKVNLSNVITPLATDKKQWFIANNRISKSYYDYVVCDPRTLEVRVAIELDDGKELNKGKVDRQKLLIHVSKSAGIPLIGANIKHSYQVGRLRRLLAAHIDLIEPDKEIRFCKRCGSPMTIKTASQGEHKGRRFFTCSRQPQCTYTENYNVVFEEEDNGN; from the coding sequence ATGGAAAGTGTTTTTATCGTCGTCGCCATATTGGTCATTTTCTTTGTTGTGATTCAAAAGCGCTATCTCAAGCAAGATGAGTTGAAAGATAGTACCTACAAAAAGAAAGGGCCGCTGCTTAATGCGCAAGAGTCAGCTTTCTATAACGCACTGATTACAGCAGTAGGTCAGCACGGCGTGGTGATGAGTAAAGTGAACCTATCCAATGTGATCACGCCACTCGCTACGGATAAAAAGCAGTGGTTTATCGCCAACAATCGTATTTCAAAAAGCTACTATGATTATGTAGTATGTGACCCTCGTACACTGGAAGTTCGTGTCGCGATTGAGCTAGATGATGGAAAAGAGCTTAATAAAGGCAAGGTCGATCGGCAAAAGTTACTGATTCATGTGAGTAAATCTGCCGGCATTCCTCTGATTGGCGCAAACATCAAACACAGTTATCAAGTTGGGCGTTTACGTCGCCTTCTTGCCGCGCATATCGATTTGATTGAACCTGACAAAGAAATTCGCTTTTGTAAGCGTTGTGGTAGCCCAATGACGATCAAAACGGCGAGTCAGGGCGAACATAAAGGCCGACGTTTCTTTACTTGTAGCCGACAGCCACAATGTACGTATACAGAAAACTACAATGTCGTGTTTGAAGAGGAAGACAACGGAAACTAA
- a CDS encoding substrate-binding periplasmic protein, which yields MRLLTLLIFIFSSLGQVAQSTELNELSYLTEQYPPYNYDQGKGVEGIAIDVLRSASEQANSQVSLESIQVQPWPRAYRSALIKPDTVLFSTTRTQLREHIFQWAGPIIETRIVVLAKKSKNIHVSQPMALAQYRIGVIRDDVGEQLLLELGVPRDSMVESSVPETLANQFVKDRIDLWAYEENVAKWWLKRGGYNTQDFEAVYVLSEGELYFAFNLETDSRLVQQLQQGIDAIKQATSEGEVSVYQEILGKYK from the coding sequence ATGCGACTTTTAACATTATTAATTTTCATCTTTAGCTCACTTGGTCAAGTGGCGCAAAGTACAGAGCTAAATGAACTGAGTTATCTTACCGAGCAATACCCACCTTATAACTACGACCAGGGCAAAGGAGTTGAAGGCATCGCGATTGATGTACTTAGGTCTGCCAGTGAACAAGCCAACAGCCAAGTCTCTTTAGAATCGATACAAGTGCAGCCTTGGCCACGTGCCTACCGCAGCGCATTGATTAAGCCCGATACTGTACTTTTCTCAACCACCCGCACCCAACTAAGGGAACATATATTTCAATGGGCAGGGCCGATCATCGAAACTCGGATTGTTGTATTGGCCAAGAAAAGCAAAAACATTCACGTTAGTCAGCCGATGGCACTCGCCCAGTACCGCATAGGCGTAATTCGTGATGATGTCGGAGAGCAACTGCTATTGGAACTAGGGGTTCCAAGAGACTCCATGGTTGAAAGTTCAGTACCTGAAACACTCGCCAACCAGTTTGTCAAAGATCGTATAGACTTATGGGCATACGAAGAGAATGTTGCCAAATGGTGGTTGAAACGCGGCGGCTATAATACGCAAGATTTTGAAGCGGTTTACGTACTGAGTGAAGGGGAACTTTACTTTGCGTTTAACTTGGAAACAGACAGTAGACTAGTTCAGCAGCTTCAGCAGGGCATTGATGCCATCAAGCAGGCCACGAGTGAGGGTGAAGTGAGTGTTTATCAGGAAATACTTGGTAAGTACAAATAA
- a CDS encoding response regulator, with protein MTTVTRVMIIEDDLAIAQLHQRYLEQIGGYEVIGIATTKLEANLQLDILQPDLLLLDVYLPDGTGLEILQELRTKNLSCDVILITAARDVDTLQQAMRGGVVDYLLKPVVFPRLEAALKKYVLQKHQLNHANDLDQSIVDKMLQAANSNDSPKNRLPKGIDGVTLEKIKALFVDNQNLTADEAGEQIGASRTTARRYLEYLISTGELEADLNYGTVGRPERTYRKSSN; from the coding sequence ATGACGACAGTAACTCGCGTAATGATCATTGAAGATGATCTCGCTATCGCCCAATTGCATCAACGCTACCTTGAACAAATCGGTGGCTATGAAGTGATAGGTATAGCGACAACGAAGCTTGAGGCAAACTTGCAACTCGATATTCTTCAGCCTGATCTGCTGTTACTAGATGTCTACCTGCCTGACGGAACGGGTTTAGAAATACTCCAAGAGTTACGAACTAAGAATCTCAGTTGTGATGTCATTTTGATCACTGCAGCGCGAGATGTTGATACCTTACAACAAGCGATGCGTGGTGGCGTCGTTGACTACTTACTCAAGCCAGTCGTCTTTCCGAGATTAGAAGCGGCACTAAAAAAGTATGTATTACAAAAGCATCAGTTAAACCATGCAAACGATCTTGACCAGAGTATTGTCGATAAAATGCTTCAAGCGGCGAATAGCAATGATTCACCTAAGAATCGACTACCTAAAGGCATAGATGGTGTGACATTGGAAAAGATTAAAGCTCTGTTTGTCGATAACCAAAACCTGACCGCAGATGAAGCAGGAGAGCAAATTGGTGCTAGCCGCACGACAGCCCGTCGTTACTTGGAATACCTAATCAGCACAGGCGAGCTTGAAGCGGACTTAAATTACGGAACGGTAGGCCGTCCTGAAAGAACCTATCGGAAGTCTAGTAACTAA
- a CDS encoding ATP-binding protein, whose product MKWSSISFRKRMLIIMTLSGLIELLILVAAGFIYIKQAQEDEMGHQALGVASFLAKSPYVISAIENGVDQESQQRYRSLTNLIGAAFIVIGDKDGIRLVHPLDERIGKPMKGGDNDRALVGGEAYISVAEGSLGYSVRGKTAVFNEQGEIIGVVSVGYLIDRLQDRIEPFIIFLVLMAFIVVGANAIVSSYASRRFQKAILGFEPEEIGRLYVELDVTLETLKEGIITIDDQGKLRSINRSACQILNLNKEQSINRPLSEILPDSDLHTVIQTARTDHDINLYLNKQRLIANRSPIIVDGKVVGAVSSFRRRDDLTELTEQLAKTKEYAEMLRSQTHEHRNKLNTISGMVQMGELEAVQYLIGQETAHYQALIEFLRETIKEPLIAGMLLGKTERARELGLQLVVEEGSRLEPLPQRINPEDLVTILGNLIDNAFDATRDAITRDPLFPADRRLVEVSISDYGNEVILEVVDQGCGLPDNVSVDSLVERGVSSKDSSTRGVGLFLTNQLATRYHGELEMMNNKDCGARMTVYLPKDEQI is encoded by the coding sequence ATGAAATGGAGCAGTATCAGCTTTCGTAAAAGAATGCTGATTATCATGACACTATCAGGTCTGATTGAGTTGTTGATTCTTGTTGCGGCAGGGTTTATTTACATTAAACAAGCTCAGGAAGACGAAATGGGGCATCAGGCTCTTGGTGTCGCTTCATTTCTTGCCAAATCTCCCTATGTCATTAGTGCTATTGAGAATGGCGTTGATCAAGAGAGTCAGCAGCGCTATCGAAGTTTGACCAATTTAATCGGTGCGGCCTTTATTGTTATCGGTGACAAGGATGGTATTCGCCTTGTTCACCCATTAGATGAACGTATTGGTAAGCCAATGAAAGGTGGGGATAATGACCGTGCGCTAGTGGGTGGAGAAGCCTATATCTCCGTTGCTGAGGGCTCGCTAGGTTACTCAGTTCGTGGCAAAACGGCAGTCTTCAATGAGCAGGGCGAAATTATTGGTGTGGTTTCAGTCGGTTATCTGATTGATCGCCTGCAAGATCGTATTGAGCCCTTCATTATTTTCCTTGTTCTGATGGCCTTCATTGTTGTTGGCGCTAACGCCATTGTCTCTAGCTACGCATCACGCCGTTTTCAAAAAGCGATTCTAGGCTTTGAACCTGAAGAGATTGGTCGATTGTACGTAGAGCTTGATGTTACGCTTGAGACCCTGAAGGAAGGCATCATTACTATTGATGACCAAGGGAAATTGCGCTCAATCAACCGAAGTGCGTGCCAGATACTTAACTTAAATAAAGAGCAAAGTATCAACCGTCCATTGAGTGAGATTTTGCCTGACAGTGACTTGCACACTGTGATTCAAACTGCGCGTACCGATCACGATATTAACCTCTATTTGAATAAGCAGCGCTTAATTGCCAATCGAAGCCCAATTATTGTCGATGGCAAAGTGGTGGGCGCTGTTTCGAGTTTCCGCCGCCGTGATGATTTAACCGAGCTGACTGAACAGCTAGCGAAAACCAAAGAATATGCCGAAATGTTGCGTTCACAGACCCACGAACATCGCAATAAACTCAATACCATCAGCGGTATGGTGCAAATGGGGGAACTGGAAGCGGTACAGTACCTAATTGGTCAAGAAACCGCGCACTACCAAGCTTTGATTGAGTTCCTCCGCGAAACAATCAAAGAGCCGCTGATTGCAGGCATGCTATTGGGCAAGACTGAACGAGCGCGCGAGCTTGGTTTACAGCTTGTAGTTGAAGAGGGGTCGCGTCTTGAACCTCTGCCGCAACGCATTAACCCTGAAGATCTCGTTACGATTCTAGGTAACTTGATTGATAACGCTTTTGATGCGACACGCGATGCCATCACACGAGACCCTCTGTTTCCTGCGGATCGGAGGTTGGTTGAAGTTTCAATCAGTGATTATGGCAACGAAGTAATATTGGAAGTGGTTGATCAAGGTTGCGGCTTACCGGACAACGTCAGTGTAGACTCTTTAGTTGAGCGCGGCGTATCGAGTAAAGACTCGTCAACTCGGGGGGTCGGACTATTTTTAACCAATCAACTTGCCACCCGTTATCACGGCGAGCTTGAGATGATGAATAACAAAGATTGTGGAGCAAGGATGACAGTATATCTACCTAAGGATGAGCAGATATGA
- a CDS encoding tetratricopeptide repeat protein, which yields MIKRLLLVSLILASSTSFAQELSQYTATRVQKAHELAQEEQVKQAITMLREIDTSREYDQAFVARMLGVFYWQDGKPKQAIKQLEKAVTSGLLQDEQGWITERMLADLYLNEQQFERALKHYYVLQKSVPSTQKADDIWLRIAQSHYQLEQWSKVIPAANEYLKVSTESPLQPLSLKLGAQLQLKKWKQAIPTLELLIALQPEKINWWRQLVGLQLRIGKDRDALDTLSLAKLNKLELSQSDRRMLAQLYAKRGVPERAAIEISELDGAGTDVQLLSEQATYWQLAKEWDKALDVWKLAAKLDSKFHWNVAQLMVQQGYYRPALSVLAKVKGRKADVALAKTRAFYKLDQLDNALIEAKRANNVEPSAQSKSWIKYLTQLREAKDQTTS from the coding sequence ATGATTAAACGATTATTGTTGGTTTCTCTTATATTGGCTTCCAGTACTTCGTTTGCACAGGAGCTAAGCCAATATACCGCGACCAGAGTACAAAAAGCACATGAGCTTGCCCAAGAAGAGCAAGTGAAACAAGCCATAACTATGCTTCGCGAGATAGATACCTCCCGCGAATACGATCAAGCTTTCGTCGCTCGTATGCTTGGTGTGTTTTATTGGCAAGATGGTAAGCCTAAACAGGCAATCAAGCAGCTAGAGAAAGCGGTGACCAGTGGTCTGCTTCAAGATGAACAAGGTTGGATTACTGAGCGAATGCTGGCTGATCTTTATCTCAATGAGCAGCAGTTTGAGCGCGCTTTAAAGCACTACTATGTGTTGCAAAAGAGCGTCCCAAGCACTCAGAAAGCGGATGATATTTGGCTTCGTATCGCGCAGTCTCATTATCAGTTAGAGCAATGGTCAAAGGTTATCCCTGCTGCAAATGAGTACCTGAAAGTTAGCACAGAGAGCCCGCTTCAGCCGTTATCTTTAAAGCTCGGCGCTCAGCTTCAGCTTAAAAAATGGAAACAGGCGATTCCGACTTTGGAGTTACTGATTGCTTTACAGCCTGAGAAGATAAATTGGTGGCGACAGCTTGTTGGCTTGCAGCTTAGAATAGGTAAAGATCGTGATGCGCTTGATACCTTGTCATTGGCGAAACTAAACAAGCTCGAACTCAGTCAAAGTGATCGCCGAATGCTCGCTCAACTCTATGCCAAACGTGGTGTGCCAGAGCGCGCAGCCATTGAGATTAGTGAGCTAGATGGTGCTGGCACAGACGTACAGCTACTTTCTGAGCAAGCAACCTATTGGCAACTGGCTAAGGAGTGGGATAAAGCATTGGATGTGTGGAAACTAGCGGCCAAACTAGATTCTAAATTCCATTGGAATGTCGCCCAACTTATGGTCCAACAAGGTTACTACCGTCCTGCGCTCAGTGTGTTGGCAAAGGTGAAGGGTAGGAAAGCGGATGTTGCTTTGGCCAAAACCCGTGCGTTTTACAAGTTGGATCAGCTAGACAACGCCTTGATCGAAGCGAAACGCGCAAACAATGTCGAGCCATCAGCGCAATCTAAGAGTTGGATTAAGTATCTCACTCAGTTGAGAGAAGCCAAAGATCAAACGACGAGTTAA
- a CDS encoding energy transducer TonB, which produces MGRLLIATPIALSCVVAIFSLMAWMVDISHRRAPEPSEALSFNMVMVENEQDVQRRQRSVPEQPQAPEVPEQMPTSQTNTQLTQVSPVAQPMLGLDTAIDGLAISAPTFGDFGVNQQAMPLYRVEPRYPTKALKRGAEGYVVMKFTIDPTGKPIDVEVVEANPKRMFEREAIRALKKWKYQPKVVDGGAIAQLGQTVRLEFKIAK; this is translated from the coding sequence GTGGGTCGATTGCTCATTGCCACACCAATAGCGTTATCGTGCGTTGTGGCTATTTTCAGTTTAATGGCGTGGATGGTCGATATTAGCCACCGCCGTGCGCCTGAACCGAGTGAAGCGCTGAGTTTCAATATGGTGATGGTTGAAAACGAACAAGACGTTCAAAGACGCCAACGTTCTGTACCAGAACAGCCTCAAGCACCAGAAGTGCCAGAGCAGATGCCAACGTCACAGACGAATACTCAGTTGACTCAAGTGTCGCCTGTTGCTCAACCAATGCTAGGCTTAGATACGGCAATCGATGGACTGGCGATCAGCGCTCCGACTTTCGGTGACTTTGGTGTCAATCAGCAGGCGATGCCACTGTATCGTGTAGAACCTCGTTACCCGACTAAGGCGTTGAAACGGGGCGCAGAGGGCTATGTAGTCATGAAGTTTACGATCGACCCAACGGGTAAGCCGATTGATGTCGAAGTAGTTGAAGCGAATCCTAAGCGGATGTTTGAACGCGAAGCGATTCGAGCACTGAAGAAATGGAAATATCAACCAAAAGTGGTGGATGGGGGAGCTATTGCTCAGCTTGGTCAAACCGTAAGACTGGAGTTTAAGATAGCGAAATGA
- a CDS encoding ExbD/TolR family protein translates to MRLGRRHHKQEEAQVDMTSMLDIVFIMLIFFIVTSSFVRESGVEVNRPTASNVVSQKEAGIFVAITSANDIYIDKRMVDVERVEATLEHLMLDKPDASLVIQADEHAYSGTVVKVMDAAKGAGVKNIALAAEKI, encoded by the coding sequence ATGAGACTCGGTCGACGTCATCATAAACAAGAAGAAGCTCAAGTCGATATGACTTCAATGCTTGATATCGTATTTATTATGTTGATCTTCTTCATCGTGACGAGCTCATTTGTTCGTGAGTCTGGTGTAGAAGTGAACAGACCAACTGCTTCAAATGTCGTCAGTCAAAAAGAAGCCGGTATTTTCGTCGCGATAACCTCAGCAAACGATATCTACATTGATAAACGCATGGTCGATGTAGAGCGAGTGGAAGCGACCTTGGAGCACCTGATGCTTGATAAACCTGATGCTTCTTTGGTCATCCAAGCGGATGAGCACGCCTACAGTGGTACGGTGGTGAAGGTGATGGATGCAGCAAAAGGGGCTGGGGTGAAAAACATTGCTTTGGCGGCGGAGAAGATCTAG
- a CDS encoding MotA/TolQ/ExbB proton channel family protein translates to MEAIFALFPEVIATSNWMTSLQDFMQQGGQVLWWLSGVVLVCWLLIIERIVFLWFQFPKQRSQWVDAWKQRSDQHSWYARSIREGWLSEAHSLLNQNLNVIKVLVAICPMLGLLGTVTGMISVFDVMANQGSSDPKLMASGISLATLPTMAGMVAALTGMFCHARLVKVCQTKEIKLEKSLRSQR, encoded by the coding sequence ATGGAAGCGATATTCGCTCTATTTCCTGAGGTGATTGCCACCAGTAACTGGATGACTTCGTTGCAAGACTTCATGCAACAAGGTGGTCAGGTGCTTTGGTGGCTATCCGGTGTGGTGTTGGTTTGCTGGTTGCTGATCATTGAGCGCATTGTTTTTCTTTGGTTTCAGTTTCCTAAACAGCGTAGCCAGTGGGTCGACGCTTGGAAACAGCGTAGTGATCAGCATTCGTGGTATGCACGTTCAATCCGTGAAGGTTGGTTGTCGGAAGCGCACTCACTACTCAACCAGAACCTCAATGTGATTAAAGTGCTGGTGGCGATCTGCCCAATGCTTGGTCTACTGGGTACGGTAACAGGCATGATTTCGGTATTTGATGTCATGGCGAATCAAGGCAGTAGCGATCCGAAACTCATGGCCTCGGGTATTTCCTTGGCGACCTTGCCGACTATGGCAGGTATGGTCGCTGCACTGACCGGTATGTTTTGTCACGCGCGATTAGTCAAAGTGTGCCAAACGAAAGAAATAAAATTGGAAAAATCATTAAGGAGTCAACGATGA
- a CDS encoding MotA/TolQ/ExbB proton channel family protein: MKRTLIASLIAFTALSFNSVAADLASPAKADAKVQKQHNVQRESGFKQTERELAALKVQLIQQRETLQKENDQLAAQFSQNEDTLARLEEKLRLETGSLGEVFGVVRQHAKELETELSHSVTGAGAQTHSDTIKEIVAATKLPSMPQLTGLWSALAEQIKATGQVQSTQIKFVDGEGLTQDVTAQRLGAFGLVGEQGYLNWNGAKQDAAAYIKQPENGPTTSSLTGLLAGERTNLIVDPSRGIMLEQLALTPSLMDRFQAGGVVGKVIIGLLVIGLIISLVRGVSLSLARQKIRNQLKTPQTPTDNPLGRVLAVYSKEKNQTVEALELRLLEAVVDEQAGLEKGLSMLKLLAALAPMLGLLGTVTGMIETFQVITQFGNGDPKVMAGGISMALVTTVLGLIAAMPLLLVHNILSSQAESIRNILEKQGIALVAEQAEKETLTRENSLENAA, encoded by the coding sequence ATGAAACGCACACTGATTGCTTCTTTAATTGCATTTACCGCTCTTTCGTTTAATAGCGTTGCGGCTGATTTGGCTTCTCCGGCCAAAGCGGACGCAAAAGTTCAAAAACAGCATAACGTTCAACGTGAGTCAGGCTTTAAGCAAACCGAGCGTGAACTGGCAGCACTAAAAGTGCAGCTGATTCAACAAAGAGAAACGTTACAGAAAGAAAACGATCAACTGGCGGCCCAGTTTAGCCAGAACGAAGATACACTAGCGCGACTTGAAGAAAAGCTTCGCCTCGAAACGGGTAGCCTAGGTGAAGTGTTTGGCGTTGTACGCCAGCATGCAAAAGAGCTTGAAACTGAGCTTTCTCACTCAGTAACAGGCGCGGGTGCTCAAACTCATTCTGATACTATTAAAGAGATCGTTGCTGCAACCAAGCTACCTTCTATGCCTCAATTAACCGGTTTGTGGTCAGCGTTAGCAGAACAAATTAAGGCGACAGGTCAGGTTCAGTCTACGCAAATTAAATTTGTCGATGGTGAAGGCCTTACTCAAGATGTGACAGCGCAACGTCTTGGTGCATTCGGTTTGGTTGGCGAGCAAGGCTACCTAAATTGGAACGGTGCTAAACAAGACGCTGCGGCTTACATCAAACAGCCAGAAAACGGACCGACTACATCGTCTCTGACGGGCTTATTAGCCGGTGAACGCACTAACCTTATTGTCGATCCTTCACGTGGCATTATGCTTGAGCAACTTGCCTTGACGCCAAGCTTAATGGATAGATTCCAAGCAGGCGGCGTGGTAGGTAAAGTGATTATCGGGCTGCTGGTTATTGGTCTGATTATTTCGTTGGTTCGAGGTGTTAGCCTTTCATTAGCACGCCAAAAGATTCGCAATCAACTGAAAACACCACAAACACCAACGGATAACCCACTTGGTCGCGTTCTTGCTGTTTACAGTAAAGAGAAGAATCAAACCGTTGAAGCGTTGGAATTGCGTCTTCTTGAAGCTGTGGTTGATGAGCAAGCAGGGCTAGAAAAAGGCCTTTCAATGCTTAAGTTGTTGGCAGCGCTTGCGCCAATGCTAGGTCTGTTGGGTACGGTAACCGGGATGATTGAAACATTCCAAGTGATCACCCAGTTCGGTAACGGCGATCCTAAGGTAATGGCGGGTGGTATTTCTATGGCACTTGTGACCACAGTGCTAGGTCTTATTGCGGCTATGCCATTGCTACTTGTTCACAATATTTTGAGCTCTCAAGCGGAAAGTATCCGCAATATTCTAGAGAAACAAGGTATTGCGCTTGTTGCAGAGCAAGCTGAGAAAGAGACGTTAACTCGCGAGAATAGCTTGGAGAATGCGGCGTAA
- a CDS encoding DUF3450 domain-containing protein, with protein MNLMKTSLALILATSASTTMAANSLDSAQSIQSKTNAASASSQKRIDVSAEKTLTLKAEIEQLEEEVKNLKVYRDHLIALVASQDQEVASLDSQIEEIKSTRQGIVPLMYQMIDGLKQIVSQDVPIKSEQRQERIAKLESMMTRADVSDAEKYRRILEAYQIELDYGTKLGLYQGQISVNDESREADVLYLGRISLVARSLNGSKFWSWDQKSNQWLDVDASLKSELDKAFSIAAKQTAPSLITLPVSLKVAEAK; from the coding sequence ATGAATTTAATGAAAACTAGCTTGGCGCTCATCCTTGCTACGTCAGCTTCAACTACAATGGCGGCCAATAGCCTTGACTCTGCACAGTCAATTCAGAGTAAAACCAATGCGGCTTCTGCCTCAAGTCAAAAACGAATCGACGTAAGTGCGGAAAAGACACTGACATTAAAAGCAGAAATTGAACAGCTTGAAGAGGAAGTGAAAAATCTAAAAGTGTATCGCGATCACCTGATAGCCTTGGTTGCAAGCCAAGACCAAGAAGTCGCAAGTTTAGATAGCCAGATAGAAGAGATTAAGTCTACACGTCAAGGGATTGTTCCTCTGATGTATCAAATGATCGACGGTTTAAAACAGATCGTCTCGCAAGACGTGCCAATCAAGTCGGAACAGCGTCAAGAGCGTATCGCAAAGCTAGAATCTATGATGACCAGAGCTGATGTGAGCGATGCGGAAAAGTATCGTCGTATCTTAGAGGCGTATCAAATCGAACTAGATTACGGAACCAAGCTTGGTTTGTATCAAGGTCAAATCAGCGTTAATGATGAAAGCAGAGAAGCGGATGTGCTTTACTTAGGCCGTATTTCGTTAGTCGCACGCAGCTTAAATGGCAGCAAATTTTGGTCTTGGGATCAAAAATCCAATCAATGGTTAGATGTGGATGCTTCGCTTAAATCTGAGTTAGACAAAGCGTTTAGTATTGCCGCGAAACAAACAGCGCCAAGCTTAATCACTCTTCCAGTTTCTCTTAAAGTGGCGGAGGCAAAATAA